The Podarcis muralis chromosome 10, rPodMur119.hap1.1, whole genome shotgun sequence genome includes a region encoding these proteins:
- the SSBP1 gene encoding single-stranded DNA-binding protein, mitochondrial isoform X3: MVQPGVVCAVGVPVPFHTGSIRADPRRTSKAPIRRLKAAEMLRRPLLQVMRQFVRHESESPTLPLVLERSLNRIQLLGRVGQDPVMRQVEGKNPVTIFSLATNEMWRSGESESFQGDRGDITQKTTWHRISVFRPGLRDVAYQYVKKGARIYVEGKIDYGEYVDKNNVRRQATTIIADNIIFLSDLLREKE; this comes from the exons ATGGTTCAACCCGGCGTGGTCTGCGCTGTAGGGGTCCCAGTTCCATTTCACACCGGAAGTATCCGCGCGGACCCACG AAGAACTAGCAAAGCCCCCATAAGAAGACTTAAAGCAGCAGAAATGTTGCGCAGGCCCTTACTGCAG GTGATGCGTCAGTTTGTGAGGCATGAGTCTGAGTCGCCGACGCTGCCTTTAGTCCTTGAAAGAT cctTGAACCGTATCCAGTTACTTGGCCGTGTAGGACAGGATCCTGTCATGAGGCAAGTTGAAGGCAAAAACCCGGTCACCATCTTCAGCCTTGCAACCAACGAGATGTGGCGATCGGGAGAAAGCGAATCGTTCCAAGGA gaccGAGGTGATATTACACAGAAGACGACATGGCACAGGATCTCTGTGTTCAGGCCAGGGCTAAGAGATGTGGCGTATCAGTATGTGAAGAAGGG TGCTCGGATCTACGTGGAAGGGAAGATAGACTACGGCGAGTACGTAGACAAGAACAACGTAAGGCGGCAAGCCACAACAATCATAGCAG ATAACATTATTTTCCTGAGCGACCTTCTTAGAGAAAAGGAATGA
- the SSBP1 gene encoding single-stranded DNA-binding protein, mitochondrial isoform X2 — MVQPGVVCAVGVPVPFHTGSIRADPRWVSLYFPISLDPRSPERVNLGRANGASFPSRRTSKAPIRRLKAAEMLRRPLLQVMRQFVRHESESPTLPLVLERSLNRIQLLGRVGQDPVMRQVEGKNPVTIFSLATNEMWRSGESESFQGDRGDITQKTTWHRISVFRPGLRDVAYQYVKKGARIYVEGKIDYGEYVDKNNVRRQATTIIADNIIFLSDLLREKE; from the exons ATGGTTCAACCCGGCGTGGTCTGCGCTGTAGGGGTCCCAGTTCCATTTCACACCGGAAGTATCCGCGCGGACCCACGGTGGGTTTCTCTGTACTTTCCTATCTCTTTGGACCCGCGTAGCCCCGAGCGCGTGAATCTGGGGAGGGCAAACGGAGCCTCGTTTCCTTCCAG AAGAACTAGCAAAGCCCCCATAAGAAGACTTAAAGCAGCAGAAATGTTGCGCAGGCCCTTACTGCAG GTGATGCGTCAGTTTGTGAGGCATGAGTCTGAGTCGCCGACGCTGCCTTTAGTCCTTGAAAGAT cctTGAACCGTATCCAGTTACTTGGCCGTGTAGGACAGGATCCTGTCATGAGGCAAGTTGAAGGCAAAAACCCGGTCACCATCTTCAGCCTTGCAACCAACGAGATGTGGCGATCGGGAGAAAGCGAATCGTTCCAAGGA gaccGAGGTGATATTACACAGAAGACGACATGGCACAGGATCTCTGTGTTCAGGCCAGGGCTAAGAGATGTGGCGTATCAGTATGTGAAGAAGGG TGCTCGGATCTACGTGGAAGGGAAGATAGACTACGGCGAGTACGTAGACAAGAACAACGTAAGGCGGCAAGCCACAACAATCATAGCAG ATAACATTATTTTCCTGAGCGACCTTCTTAGAGAAAAGGAATGA
- the SSBP1 gene encoding single-stranded DNA-binding protein, mitochondrial isoform X1 codes for MLRRPLLQVMRQFVRHESESPTLPLVLERSLNRIQLLGRVGQDPVMRQVEGKNPVTIFSLATNEMWRSGESESFQGGDITQKTTWHRISVFRPGLRDVAYQYVKKGARIYVEGKIDYGEYVDKNNVRRQATTIIADNIIFLSDLLREKE; via the exons ATGTTGCGCAGGCCCTTACTGCAG GTGATGCGTCAGTTTGTGAGGCATGAGTCTGAGTCGCCGACGCTGCCTTTAGTCCTTGAAAGAT cctTGAACCGTATCCAGTTACTTGGCCGTGTAGGACAGGATCCTGTCATGAGGCAAGTTGAAGGCAAAAACCCGGTCACCATCTTCAGCCTTGCAACCAACGAGATGTGGCGATCGGGAGAAAGCGAATCGTTCCAAGGAG GTGATATTACACAGAAGACGACATGGCACAGGATCTCTGTGTTCAGGCCAGGGCTAAGAGATGTGGCGTATCAGTATGTGAAGAAGGG TGCTCGGATCTACGTGGAAGGGAAGATAGACTACGGCGAGTACGTAGACAAGAACAACGTAAGGCGGCAAGCCACAACAATCATAGCAG ATAACATTATTTTCCTGAGCGACCTTCTTAGAGAAAAGGAATGA